In a single window of the Gossypium hirsutum isolate 1008001.06 chromosome A13, Gossypium_hirsutum_v2.1, whole genome shotgun sequence genome:
- the LOC107933476 gene encoding uncharacterized protein: protein MYYEADWGEDLEHNRFMVHLNNERLYEFLAGLNRELDEVRGRILGRSPLPTIGEAFAEVRREEKRRLVMMGDSKEPKPMTPISNRPTETSALISKGPQPQKQRAGNDSGSTRPWCSHCNRVGHTKEKCFKLHGYPEKKQKDNKTAMLSSTTADDVLDVRLTKTQLETLHEILGTPTTHGSLATQGDSTLFHTYTPCHNKSRIRIADGSYSPVAGIGEEQKSGRMIGTAKVDDGLYIWNKNSTQGGLALSTAKEDTIMLWHRRLGQPNFVYLKKHLPLLF from the exons ATGTATTATGAGGCAGATTGGGGTGAAGACTTAGAACACAACAGGTTTATGGTCCATCTCAACAATGAACGTCTTTATGAGTTTTTAGCAGGACTGAACCGTGAGTTAGATGAGGTCCGTGGCCGAATTCTGGGTAGATCACCTCTTCCAACGATCGGTGAAGCATTTGCAGaagttagaagagaagaaaagcgtCGTCTTGTCATGATGGGAGATTCAAAGGAACCTAAACCTATGACTCCAATTTCTAATCGTCCTACTGAAACCTCTGCTCTCATCTCCAAAGGTCCACAGCCACAAAAACAACGTGCTGGAAATGATTCTGGATCAACAAGACCATGGTGTAGTCACTGCAATCGTGTTGGTCATACAAAAGAAAAATGCTTCAAACTCCATGGCTATCCTGAAAAAAAACAGAAGGATAATAAGACTGCCATGTTATCCTCCACTACTGCTGATGATGTTCTTGATGTTCGCTTAACCAAAACACAGCTTGAGACTCTCCATGAGATACTTGGTACTCCCACTACTCATGGATCTCTAGCAACTCAAG GTGACTCCACGTTGTTTCACACCTACACTCCTTGTCATAACAAATCCCGAATCCGCATAGCTGACGGTTCTTACTCACCTGTGGCTGGAATAGGAGAA GAACAGAAAtcggggaggatgattggcactgctaaagttgatgatggacTATATATTTGGAATAAAAACAGTACACAAGGGGGATTAGCTCTATCCACTGCAAAAGAGGACACTATTATGTTATGGCACCGTAGGTTAGGAcaaccaaactttgtgtatttgaaAAAACATCTTCCGctgttattttga